One Branchiostoma lanceolatum isolate klBraLanc5 chromosome 18, klBraLanc5.hap2, whole genome shotgun sequence DNA window includes the following coding sequences:
- the LOC136424553 gene encoding uncharacterized protein, producing the protein MASKTQVRLPQVSGEAFAQKEFPFTNLVMEGGGAKGIAYVGAVKILEDAGIMKNIKRFAGTSAGAITAAMLAVGMTSEEIKKELSEVDMLRVVIDGGGPLPGVFKKVGLAFNVVCSAGANPGDRFLDWMGKILQKYLAKHNHKDLGKDVTFHQLYHAFGHELCIVAYNVQYAQETYFHVKTTPLGKVRDAVRMSMSIPVVFQPYELGEFKYMDGGLVSNFPVYCFDGWWLSLEKGETFQEKMGAKSDAEVKKMLSPENKKERFGGDDHERKETLGMLLFSEELDREQYEYVFQDRLSKLAGEDQTFAKRRPETEKAKAYLTAKKGRDEFNRKAVAGFEESLKLLQKVNEVWDRSEQNSLKDNFMKTFEPDTFKAALGGFDNQQAFDLLFPTFGGQPRTNHVVESMMTNYAVLQTFKHKVLGERHIETPLQIYGSLLDFFGKNFSPSEKDVKRTIGIDADYVGTMDFDMAPEDMNFLMDQGAAATYAFLKGYSD; encoded by the exons ATGGCATCAAAGACGCAGGTGAGACTCCCGCAGGTGAGCGGAGAAGCCTTCGCGCAGAAGGAGTTCCCGTTCACTAACCTGGTCatggaagggggaggggcgaaGGGCATAGCCTACGTCGGGGCAGTCAAG attcTGGAGGATGCCGGCATCATGAAGAACATCAAACGGTTCGCCGGCACCAGCGCAGGCGCCATcacggccgccatgttggctgTCGGGATGACGTCAGAGGAGATAAAGAAGGAACTGAGTGAAGTGGACATGCTGCGGGTCGTGATCG ATGGCGGTGGCCCCCTGCCCGGCGTGTTTAAGAAGGTCGGCCTGGCGTTCAACGTAGTCTGTTCCGCCGGCGCGAACCCGGGGGACAGGTTCCTGGACTGGATGGGCAAAATCCTGCAGAAGTATCTGGCAAAACACAACCACAAGGACCTGGGAAAGGACGTCACGTTTCATCAG CTTTACCATGCCTTCGGCCATGAGCTGTGTATCGTGGCTTACAACGTGCAGTACGCGCAGGAAACGTACTTCCACGTCAAGACCACGCCTCTGGGCAAGGTACGGGATGCTGTGCGCATGTCCATGTCCATCCCAG TTGTGTTCCAGCCCTACGAACTCGGCGAGTTTAAGTACATGGACGGGGGGCTGGTGTCCAACTTTCCCGTCTACTGTTTCGATG GTTGGTGGCTGTCTTTGGAGAAGGGCGAGACGTTCCAAGAGAAGATGGGAGCGAAGTCTGACGCGGAGGTGAAAAAGATGCTGAGTCCGGAGAACAAGAAGGAGCGATTCGGAGGAGACGACCACGAAAGGAAGGAGACGCTGGGCATGCTGCTG TTTTCCGAAGAGCTGGACCGGGAGCAGTACGAGTATGTGTTCCAGGATCGGCTGTCGAAGCTGGCAGGAGAAGACCAGACCTTCGCGAAACGCCGGCCCGAGACAGAGAAGGCAAA GGCCTACCTGACGGCTAAAAAAGGGCGAGACGAGTTCAACAGAAAGGCGGTTGCCGGGTTCGAGGAGTCTCTCAAACTGTTGCAGAAGGTGAACGAGGTGTGGGACCGGTCCGAACAGAACAGCCTGAAGGACAACTTCATGAAG ACCTTCGAGCCCGACACTTTCAAAGCGGCTTTGGGCGGCTTTGATAACCAGCAGGCTTTCGACCTTCTTTTCCCAACGTTTGGGGGACAG CCCCGCACGAACCACGTGGTCGAGAGCATGATGACGAACTACGCGGTACTGCAGACGTTCAAGCACAAGGTTCTCGGGGAGCGCCACATCGAGACGCCCCTACAGATCTACGGCTCGCTCCTCGACTTCTTCGGGAAGAACTTTTCCCCGAGC GAGAAGGACGTGAAAAGGACCATCGGGATCGACGCCGACTACGTGGGAACCATGGACTTCGACATGGCGCCTGAGGACATGAACTTCCTCATGGAC caAGGTGCCGCGGCCACATATGCCTTCCTGAAGGGCTACTCTGATTAG